A single genomic interval of Rhea pennata isolate bPtePen1 chromosome 5, bPtePen1.pri, whole genome shotgun sequence harbors:
- the FAM181A gene encoding protein FAM181A, with protein sequence MASDSEVKTLLNFVNLASSDIKAALDKSAPCRRSVDHRKYLQKQLKRFSQKYSRIPRCHPSKSVECSVKRGAEDRSRSSQPEAVDSSHCRAAAEKELRTAEVEETFSGEQVLQEPNSEPTRPDQVPMRKRQLPASFWEEPRPAQSLLARSFPTGLDGLPSSGDPLPYEGKKNRRSPEAAGPESPSEPVQRGSEKDPAKAPGPPMSGQVATWTCCPFQCSGQPLYQTPGALPPSPFPGLGLWRKSAALPAEIQHFCKEADSTGQKLYRPVVLKPIPTKPALPPPIFNVFGYI encoded by the coding sequence ATGGCATCAGACAGCGAGGTAAAAACCCTCCTGAATTTCGTCAATCTGGCCTCGAGTGACATCAAAGCAGCTCTGGATAAATCCGCTCCTTGCCGCCGGTCAGTTGaccacagaaaatatttgcagaaacagcTCAAAAgattttctcagaaatactCCAGGATCCCACGGTGCCACCCCAGCAAATCCGTGGAGTGCAGCGTGAAGCGGGGCGCAGAGGACAGGAGTCGCAGCTCCCAGCCCGAGGCGGTGGACTCCAGCCACTGCAGAGCTGCCGCCGAGAAGGAGCTGAGGACAGCTGAGGTGGAGGAGACCTTCTCTGGGGAGCAGGTTTTGCAAGAGCCAAACTCCGAGCCCACCAGGCCGGACCAGGTGCCGATGAGGAAGAGACAGCTGCCTGCCTCCTTCTGGGAAGAGCCCCGGCCAGCGCAGAGCCTGCTGGCCAGGAGCTTTCCCACGGGCCTGGACGGGCTCCCCAGCTCCGGAGACCCTCTTCCTTAcgaggggaagaaaaacagaaggagcCCGGAGGCTGCCGGCCCGGAGAGCCCCTCTGAGCCCGTGCAGCGTGGCAGCGAGAAGGACCCTGCCAAGGCGCCGGGGCCACCCATGTCCGGCCAGGTGGCCACCTGGACCTGCTGCCCCTTCCAGTGCTCCGGGCAGCCGCTGTACCAAACCCCGGGGGCGCTACCGCCGTCGCCCTTCCCGGGCCTGGGGCTGTGGCGGAAaagcgcggcgctgcccgcggagATCCAGCACTTCTGCAAGGAGGCGGACAGCACGGGGCAGAAACTCTACCGGCCCGTGGTTTTGAAACCCATCCCCACTaagcctgctctgccccctcctattttcaatgtttttggCTATATTTAG